The Clostridiales bacterium genome includes a window with the following:
- a CDS encoding isochorismatase family protein, with protein MLKGYDQMIARQAFTLVVVDVQERLAAVMDERDRVVAAAARLARTAALCGAPIIVTRQYPRGLGSTLPELEEVLVELAQCGASVLGVDKMAFCCAAEPDFVEALRSTGRSQIVLCGMETHICIAQTALALIAEGYAVHVAADACCSREREAHDAALARMRHAEAVVTWSESVMYEAVGTAGTDEFKKLLEIVKA; from the coding sequence ATGTTGAAAGGATACGATCAGATGATCGCCCGCCAGGCGTTCACCCTTGTCGTCGTCGACGTCCAGGAACGTTTAGCTGCCGTGATGGATGAGCGGGACCGGGTAGTCGCGGCGGCGGCCCGGTTGGCTCGAACCGCCGCCCTGTGCGGCGCTCCCATCATCGTCACCCGCCAGTATCCGCGCGGGCTGGGTTCGACACTCCCCGAACTCGAGGAGGTACTCGTTGAGCTCGCCCAGTGCGGGGCAAGCGTGCTTGGTGTCGACAAGATGGCGTTTTGTTGCGCGGCGGAGCCAGACTTCGTCGAGGCGCTGCGTTCTACCGGCCGGTCACAGATTGTGCTGTGCGGCATGGAGACGCACATCTGCATAGCGCAGACAGCGCTGGCTCTCATCGCCGAGGGCTACGCGGTGCACGTCGCGGCCGACGCGTGCTGCTCTCGCGAGCGTGAGGCGCATGACGCCGCGCTCGCGCGTATGCGGCACGCCGAGGCCGTCGTGACGTGGAGTGAGTCGGTCATGTACGAGGCGGTGGGTACCGCCGGAACCGACGAGTTCAAGAAGCTGCTTGAGATAGTCAAGGCATAG